A stretch of Pseudophryne corroboree isolate aPseCor3 chromosome 9, aPseCor3.hap2, whole genome shotgun sequence DNA encodes these proteins:
- the LOC134958472 gene encoding G-protein coupled receptor 22-like produces MVSAKETDMYDAILETNDGSSTDAGWYFPYPLGFQVSLTSFLMLEIVLGFSSNLTVLVLYCMQSNLVDSVSNMVTMNLHVLDIIICVICVPLTIVIILIPLEQNIALVCCFHEACVTFSSIATAINVLVISLDRYDISVRPANRVLTPSRMVLLLSCVWFVSLMVFFIPFFEVEFFGDPDHMATWQNRTLLCVSVNEYHTELGMYYHLVIQIPIFFAAVAVMLVTYTKILQALNIRIGNHFKRSQRRKTKKRKKRKPSDQSTMGETKRLAPPPVIQNPPMRVQASVSVIIALRRAVKRHRDRRERQKRVFRMSLIIITTFLLCWAPISIVNLLILCLGPSDLLVKLRICFITMAYGTTICHPLLYAFTRQKFRNVLKNKMKKRVVSVLQVDPAPGGTVIHNSWIEPKKGRKAKLECSDGTDRCLTDAVKE; encoded by the coding sequence ATGGTGTCAGCCAAGGAGACCGATATGTATGATGCCATTTTGGAAACTAATGATGGATCGAGCACTGATGCTGGCTGGTACTTCCCGTACCCATTGGGCTTCCAAGTCTCCCTTACCAGCTTCCTTATGCTGGAGATTGTGCTGGGTTTTAGCAGCAACTTGACAGTACTTGTGCTCTACTGTATGCAGTCCAATCTGGTGGACTCTGTGAGCAACATGGTGACTATGAACCTCCATGTTCTGGATATCATCATCTGCGTCATCTGTGTCCCACTGACCATAGTCATTATCTTGATTCCATTAGAGCAAAACATTGCTTTGGTCTGCTGCTTCCATGAGGCATGTGTCACCTTCAGCAGCATCGCAACAGCAATCAATGTTCTGGTGATCAGTTTAGACAGGTACGATATCTCTGTGAGGCCCGCTAATCGGGTTCTTACCCCAAGCAGGATGGTGCTACTACTCTCCTGTGTCTGGTTTGTCTCCCTCATGGTTTTCTTCATTCCTTTCTTCGAGGTGGAGTTTTTTGGTGACCCTGATCATATGGCCACATGGCAAAACCGGACTTTGCTCTGCGTGAGTGTCAATGAGTATCACACAGAGCTGGGAATGTACTACCATCTGGTGATCCAAATTCCTATCTTCTTCGCAGCTGTGGCCGTCATGCTTGTCACCTACACTAAAATCCTCCAGGCCCTCAACATTAGGATTGGAAACCACTTCAAGAGAAGCCAGCGTCggaaaaccaagaaaagaaagaagagGAAACCATCCGACCAAAGCACCATGGGGGAGACCAAGAGACTGGCCCCACCGCCAGTTATCCAGAACCCACCCATGAGGGTACAGGCTTCCGTCTCTGTCATCATTGCCTTGAGGCGGGCAGTAAAACGTCACCGGGACCGCAGAGAACGTCAAAAACGTGTCTTTAGGATGTCTCTTATAATAATCACCACCTTTCTGCTCTGCTGGGCTCCTATTTCCATTGTGAACCTTCTTATCCTCTGTCTGGGGCCCAGTGATCTTCTTGTGAAGTTACGAATCTGTTTTATCACCATGGCCTATGGTACTACCATTTGTCATCCTCTATTGTATGCCTTCACTCGGCAGAAGTTCCGCAATGTCTTGAAGAACAAGATGAAGAAAAGGGTAGTTTCAGTGTTGCAAGTAGATCCTGCTCCAGGAGGGACTGTTATACACAACTCATGGATAGAGCCCAAGAAAGGCAGGAAAGCCAAGCTAGAGTGTAGTGATGGTACTGACCGATGTTTGACAGATGCTGTAAAGGAATGA